The Musa acuminata AAA Group cultivar baxijiao chromosome BXJ1-3, Cavendish_Baxijiao_AAA, whole genome shotgun sequence genome window below encodes:
- the LOC135616354 gene encoding F-box/LRR-repeat MAX2 homolog, translating to MATAAATGIHLHDLPEPILTHIFSLVCDVRSRNAMSLACRRWRTLERTTRTSLVLRGHVRSPFLLPTCFPAVAHLDLSLLSPWGHHPFLLHHQQPPPPPPPPQFYHHNLAEQAVLVAARLAQTFPRVSSLAIYARDPSVVAALAPLWPGLRAVRLVRWHQRPPALPVGADLAPLLAACPALSTLDLSQFYCWTEDVPQALQDHPVAAASLTRLDLLCPASTEGFCSSKLADIVAACPNLTHLLVPCVFNPRCIEFVGDDALLMLATGCPRLSLLHLVDPSTLSPARSDSEAKEDAAVTGPGLEELFAKLPQLEDLALDLCHNVRDAGPSLEMLSYKCPKIKSLKLGQFHGVCKGAWLHLDGVSVCGRLESLCIKNSADLFDSGLVTIARGCRRLSRLEIHGCHKVTEAGIRKLSSILRSTLVDIAISGCQLLDAARSLRALEPIRDRIERLHIDCIWVLPELDQLPQTPEKTADDSDVDQVDEEMSDESRNKKSRHSDGNDGSNESSSFWFRTWANLRCLSLWVPAGEVLTPLGDAGLESCPQLEGISIKVEGDCRTCPRPRQRVFGLSFLARYPRLVKMKLDCGEAIGYALTAPTGHMDLSLWERFYLHGISDLRLYELDYWPPQDKEVNQRSLSLPATGLIQECLSLRKLFIHGTTHEHFMRFFLMMPVLRDVQLREDYYPAPENDMSTEMRVDSCSRFEEALNSRLIPD from the coding sequence ATGGCCACCGCTGCCGCCACCGGCATCCACCTGCATGATCTGCCGGAGCCAATCCTGACGCACATCTTCTCGCTGGTGTGCGACGTCCGCAGCCGCAACGCCATGTCGCTCGCCTGCCGCCGGTGGCGCACCCTGGAGCGGACCACGCGCACGTCCCTCGTCCTCCGCGGCCACGTCCGCTCCCCCTTTCTCCTCCCCACCTGCTTCCCCGCCGTTGCTCACCTCGACCTCTCCCTTCTCTCGCCCTGGGGCCACCATCCCTTCCTCCTTCACCACCAGCAGccccctccaccgccgccgccgccgcaattCTATCACCACAACCTCGCCGAGCAGGCCGTCCTTGTCGCCGCCCGCCTCGCCCAGACCTTCCCCCGCGTCTCCTCCCTCGCCATCTACGCTCGCGATCCCTCCGTCGTGGCCGCCCTCGCCCCGCTCTGGCCGGGCCTCCGCGCCGTGCGGCTCGTCCGCTGGCACCAGCGGCCCCCCGCCCTCCCCGTCGGCGCCGACCTTGCCCCGTTGCTCGCCGCCTGCCCTGCCTTGTCCACTCTCGATCTCTCCCAGTTCTACTGCTGGACGGAGGACGTTCCTCAGGCCCTTCAGGACCATCCCGTCGCCGCCGCCTCTCTCACCCGCCTCGACCTCCTCTGCCCGGCCTCCACAGAGGGTTTCTGCTCTTCCAAGCTGGCTGATATAGTTGCTGCCTGCCCCAACCTAACCCATCTTCTGGTCCCTTGCGTGTTCAACCCCCGGTGCATCGAGTTCGTCGGCGACGACGCCCTACTCATGCTCGCCACCGGCTGCCCTCGTCTCTCCCTTCTCCACCTCGTCGATCCTTCCACCCTCTCGCCCGCCCGCAGCGACTCCGAAGCCAAGGAAGACGCTGCGGTGACGGGCCCGGGCCTCGAGGAGCTCTTTGCCAAGCTTCCGCAGCTGGAGGATCTCGCTCTCGATCTCTGCCACAACGTCAGAGACGCCGGGCCTTCATTGGAAATGTTGAGCTACAAGTGCCCCAAGATCAAGTCGCTCAAGCTGGGGCAGTTCCACGGCGTCTGTAAGGGCGCTTGGCTGCACTTGGATGGCGTCTCCGTCTGCGGCCGCCTGGAGTCGCTGTGCATCAAGAATTCGGCTGATCTGTTCGACTCCGGCCTCGTGACAATTGCCCGTGGATGCAGGAGGCTATCCAGGTTAGAGATACACGGATGCCACAAGGTTACGGAGGCCGGGATAAGGAAACTCTCGAGCATCCTTCGATCCACGCTGGTGGATATCGCGATCTCCGGCTGCCAGCTTCTGGATGCCGCAAGGTCGCTGCGCGCGCTGGAACCGATCCGCGACCGGATCGAGCGCCTTCACATCGACTGCATCTGGGTGCTTCCCGAGCTGGATCAACTTCCCCAGACGCCAGAGAAGACGGCCGACGACTCGGATGTCGATCAGGTGGATGAGGAAATGTCCGACGAgtcaagaaacaagaaaagtaGGCACTCGGACGGCAATGACGGCAGCAACGAGAGCAGCAGCTTCTGGTTTCGGACATGGGCGAATCTCCGGTGCCTCTCGCTCTGGGTTCCCGCGGGCGAGGTGCTAACGCCGTTGGGGGACGCAGGGCTGGAGAGCTGTCCGCAGCTGGAAGGTATCAGCATCAAGGTGGAGGGTGATTGCAGGACGTGCCCGAGACCGAGGCAGAGAGTGTTCGGATTGAGCTTCCTCGCTCGCTACCCTCGCCTGGTGAAGATGAAGCTGGACTGCGGGGAGGCGATCGGATACGCCCTGACTGCGCCCACGGGCCACATGGACCTGAGCTTGTGGGAGAGGTTTTACCTTCATGGAATAAGTGATCTGAGGCTTTACGAGCTCGACTACTGGCCGCCCCAAGACAAGGAGGTGAACCAGAGAAGCCTGTCGCTTCCGGCGACCGGACTGATCCAAGAGTGCCTCAGCTTGAGGAAACTGTTCATCCATGGCACCACCCACGAGCACTTCATGAGGTTCTTTCTCATGATGCCGGTGTTGCGGGATGTGCAGCTCAGGGAAGACTATTATCCGGCACCGGAGAATGATATGAGCACTGAGATGAGGGTAGACTCGTGCAGTCGCTTCGAGGAGGCCTTGAACAGCCGTCTAATTCCCGATTGA